From one Lycium barbarum isolate Lr01 chromosome 6, ASM1917538v2, whole genome shotgun sequence genomic stretch:
- the LOC132598533 gene encoding flap endonuclease 1 isoform X2 — protein MGIKGLMKLLADNAPSGMKEQKFESYFGRKIAIDASMSIYQFLIVVGRSGTEMLTNEAGETTSHLVGMFSRTIRLLEAGIKPVYVFDGKPPDLKKQELAKRYSRREDATDDLAKATEAGNKEDIEKFSKRTVKVTPQHNDDCKKLLRLMGVPAIEAPSEAEAQCAALCKAEKVYAVASEDMDSLTFGAPKFLRHLMDPSSKKIPVMEFDISKVLEELELSMDQFIDLCILCGCDYCDSIRGIGPQTALKLVRQHGSMESILENINKERYQIPDDWPYEEARRLFKEPLVVTDDEHTELKWAAPDEEGLVNFLVKENGFNIDRVTKAIEKIKTAKNKSSQGRLESFFKPVSTSAPVKRKETAQTAEKGGANKKSKAGGGKKKK, from the exons ATGGGAATTAAG GGTTTAATGAAGCTGTTGGCTGACAATGCTCCAAGTGGAATGAAAGAGCAAAAATTCGAGAGCTATTTCGGCCGTAAAATAGCCATCGATGCTAGTATGAGCATTTACCAGTTCCTG ATTGTGGTAGGACGAAGCGGTACGGAAATGCTCACTAACGAAGCTGGGGAAACTACTAG TCATTTGGTTGGGATGTTTTCGCGGACAATTAGGCTTTTGGAAGCTGGAATCAAGCCAGT TTATGTTTTCGATGGGAAGCCCCCTGATTTGAAGAAACAAGAACTTGCAAAACG TTACTCTAGAAGGGAAGATGCCACAGATGACTTGGCTAAGGCTACAGAG GCTGGCAACAAGGAGGATATTGAAAAATTCAGCAAGAGAACAGTAAAG GTTACACCGCAACACAATGATGATTGCAAAAAGCTTCTCAGACTGATGGGGGTACCTGCTATTGAG GCTCCTTCTGAAGCAGAGGCTCAGTGTGCTGCACTTTGCAAGGCAGAAAAG GTCTATGCTGTGGCCTCAGAAGATATGGATTCCTTAACTTTTGGAGCTCCAAAGTTTCTTCGCCATTTAATGGATCCTAGCTCCAAAAAGATACCAGTGATGGAATTTGATATCTCCAAG GTATTAGAGGAGCTCGAACTTAGTATGGATCAGTTCATAGACTTGTGCATTCTTTGTGGATGTGATTACTGCGATAGCATCCGAG GCATAGGGCCCCAGACTGCTTTGAAGCTTGTACGCCAACATGGGTCAATGGAGAGCATATTGGAGAatattaacaaagaaag ATATCAAATACCTGATGATTGGCCTTATGAAGAGGCTAGGCGGCTCTTCAAGGAACCATTAGTTGTTACAGATGATGAGCACACTGAACTAAAATGGGCTGCTCCGGATGAAGAA GGGTTGGTTAACTTTCTGGTAAAGGAAAATGGATTCAACATTGATAGAGTTACAAAG GCAATAGAAAAGATCAAGACAGCCAAGAACAAGTCTTCTCAGGGgag GTTAGAATCATTCTTTAAACCAGTTAGCACATCTGCTCCAGTTAAAAGAAAG GAAACAGCTCAGACCGCTGAGAAAGGAGGTGCTAACAAGAAATCAAAGGCTGGTGGTGGTAAGAAGAAAAAGTAG
- the LOC132598533 gene encoding flap endonuclease 1 isoform X1 yields the protein MGIKGLMKLLADNAPSGMKEQKFESYFGRKIAIDASMSIYQFLIVVGRSGTEMLTNEAGETTSHLVGMFSRTIRLLEAGIKPVYVFDGKPPDLKKQELAKRYSRREDATDDLAKATEAGNKEDIEKFSKRTVKVTPQHNDDCKKLLRLMGVPAIEAPSEAEAQCAALCKAEKVYAVASEDMDSLTFGAPKFLRHLMDPSSKKIPVMEFDISKVLEELELSMDQFIDLCILCGCDYCDSIRGIGPQTALKLVRQHGSMESILENINKERYQIPDDWPYEEARRLFKEPLVVTDDEHTELKWAAPDEEGLVNFLVKENGFNIDRVTKAIEKIKTAKNKSSQGRLESFFKPVSTSAPVKRKGTKCVLVSPIPVTKFKTLSIQSRPGVLGRPIFPSLELGSNYSVPLSRHVCFGT from the exons ATGGGAATTAAG GGTTTAATGAAGCTGTTGGCTGACAATGCTCCAAGTGGAATGAAAGAGCAAAAATTCGAGAGCTATTTCGGCCGTAAAATAGCCATCGATGCTAGTATGAGCATTTACCAGTTCCTG ATTGTGGTAGGACGAAGCGGTACGGAAATGCTCACTAACGAAGCTGGGGAAACTACTAG TCATTTGGTTGGGATGTTTTCGCGGACAATTAGGCTTTTGGAAGCTGGAATCAAGCCAGT TTATGTTTTCGATGGGAAGCCCCCTGATTTGAAGAAACAAGAACTTGCAAAACG TTACTCTAGAAGGGAAGATGCCACAGATGACTTGGCTAAGGCTACAGAG GCTGGCAACAAGGAGGATATTGAAAAATTCAGCAAGAGAACAGTAAAG GTTACACCGCAACACAATGATGATTGCAAAAAGCTTCTCAGACTGATGGGGGTACCTGCTATTGAG GCTCCTTCTGAAGCAGAGGCTCAGTGTGCTGCACTTTGCAAGGCAGAAAAG GTCTATGCTGTGGCCTCAGAAGATATGGATTCCTTAACTTTTGGAGCTCCAAAGTTTCTTCGCCATTTAATGGATCCTAGCTCCAAAAAGATACCAGTGATGGAATTTGATATCTCCAAG GTATTAGAGGAGCTCGAACTTAGTATGGATCAGTTCATAGACTTGTGCATTCTTTGTGGATGTGATTACTGCGATAGCATCCGAG GCATAGGGCCCCAGACTGCTTTGAAGCTTGTACGCCAACATGGGTCAATGGAGAGCATATTGGAGAatattaacaaagaaag ATATCAAATACCTGATGATTGGCCTTATGAAGAGGCTAGGCGGCTCTTCAAGGAACCATTAGTTGTTACAGATGATGAGCACACTGAACTAAAATGGGCTGCTCCGGATGAAGAA GGGTTGGTTAACTTTCTGGTAAAGGAAAATGGATTCAACATTGATAGAGTTACAAAG GCAATAGAAAAGATCAAGACAGCCAAGAACAAGTCTTCTCAGGGgag GTTAGAATCATTCTTTAAACCAGTTAGCACATCTGCTCCAGTTAAAAGAAAG GGAACTAAATGTGTTCTTGTATCTCCAATTCCCGTTACCAAGTTTAAGACACTCTCTATACAATCCAGACCCGGGGTCCTTGGCAGACCAATCTTCCCATCTTTAGAATTGGGATCAAATTACTCCGTGCCGTTATCCAGACACGTCTGCTTCGGCACATGA
- the LOC132600110 gene encoding nectarin-1-like codes for MAAFRKMLPLIVVIMALLAINSDKACAGDPDMLQDICVADLNSTTKVNGFTCKNTFSAADFSSMVISKPGAITNMFGSLVTGANVQGIPGLNTLGVSMARIDFARGGINPPHTHPRATEMIYVLYGTLDVGFITTANVLVSKRIVQGEVFVFPRGLVHFQKNNGKVPAAVIAGFNSQLPGTQSLATTLFAASPAVPDDVLGQAFQIKTPQVQFIKSKFAPK; via the exons ATGGCTGCCTTTAGAAAGATGCTTCCTTTAATTGTGGTAattatggcattattagccatcaaCTCAGATAAAGCTTGTGCTGGAGACCCAGATATGCTCCAGGATATTTGTGTTGCTGACCTTAACTCAA CCACGAAGGTGAACGGATTTACATGCAAGAACACGTTCTCGGCGGCTGATTTCTCGTCAATGGTCATTTCAAAACCAGGAGCCATCACCAACATGTTTGGCTCCTTAGTCACTGGAGCAAACGTTCAGGGTATCCCTGGCCTTAACACACTTGGTGTGTCAATGGCTCGTATCGACTTCGCTCGCGGTGGCATTAACCCACCCCACACCCACCCACGAGCCACCGAGATGATTTATGTCTTATATGGTACATTGGATGTTGGCTTCATTACCACAGCCAATGTCTTGGTCTCTAAGCGCATTGTACAAGGAGAAGTCTTTGTTTTTCCTAGAGGACTTGTTCATTTCCAAAAGAATAATGGTAAAGTTCCTGCAGCTGTTATTGCTGGCTTTAATAGCCAGTTACCTGGTACACAGTCTCTTGCGACAACGTTGTTTGCAGCTTCACCAGCTGTTCCTGATGATGTCTTGGGTCAAGCATTCCAGATTAAAACTCCACAAGTTCAGTTTATTAAGTCAAAATTTGCCCCCAAGTAA
- the LOC132598534 gene encoding nectarin-1-like: MSGKLLVIMAMAMLAISLDKVSAGDPDMLQDVCVADLTSTLTINGYLCKKNFSEIDFSSMVIAKPGATNNTFGSAVTGAFVTKIPGLNTLGVSMARIDYAPGGINPPHTHPRATEMVFVLEGELDVGFITTSNVFISKHIVKGEVFAFPRGLVHFQQNNGKVPAAVIVAFNSQFPGTQSIATTLFASSPTVPDHVLTKTFQVGTKEVQKIKSRLAPKK, encoded by the exons ATGTCTGGAAAATTGCTTGTAATTATGGCTATGGCTATGTTAGCCATTAGCTTAGACAAAGTTTCTGCTGGCGATCCAGATATGCTTCAAGACGTTTGTGTTGCTGATCTTACTTCAA CTTTAACCATAAATGGATATTTGTGCAAGAAGAACTTTTCAGAAATAGACTTTTCATCAATGGTCATAGCCAAACCAGGAGCAACAAACAACACATTTGGTTCCGCAGTGACAGGTGCATTTGTCACGAAAATCCCTGGTCTTAACACACTTGGTGTGTCAATGGCTCGTATCGACTATGCCCCTGGTGGAATTAACCCACCTCACACTCATCCTCGTGCCACTGAAATGGTCTTTGTTTTAGAGGGTGAACTAGACGTTGGCTTTATTACAACATCAAATGTTTTTATTTCAAAGCATATTGTTAAAGGTGAAGTCTTTGCTTTCCCTAGAGGACTTGTGCATTTCCAGCAGAACAATGGGAAAGTTCCAGCAGCCGTCATCGTCGCATTCAACAGCCAGTTTCCAGGGACTCAATCGATTGCCACAACGTTGTTTGCTTCATCACCAACTGTTCCTGATCATGTCTTGACTAAAACATTCCAAGTTGGTACTAAGGAAGTCCAGAAAATTAAGTCAAGGCTGGCACCTAAGAAATAG